A window of the Coprobacter fastidiosus genome harbors these coding sequences:
- a CDS encoding ribose-phosphate pyrophosphokinase: MSQKPPFKVFAGTNSRYLAEKICNALNCEMGNMKIQHFADGEFGVSFEESIRGSQVYLVQSTFPNSDNLMELLLMIDAAKRASAKSIIAVVPYFGWARQDRKDKPRVSIAAKLIADLLSVAGIDRLITMDLHADQIQGFFNVPVDHLYASSVFSRYIQSLKLENMVIATPDVGGSKRANSYAKYFGVPLVLCHKSRAKANEVESMTVIGDVENKNVILIDDMVDTAGTITKAADLMMSKGALSVRAIASHAVMSDPATDRVNESKLTEMIFTDSIPYYKDCPKVRILSIAEMFADTIRRVYENESISSQYII; encoded by the coding sequence TTATCTTGCCGAAAAAATTTGTAACGCTTTAAATTGCGAAATGGGAAACATGAAAATTCAGCATTTTGCGGATGGTGAATTTGGAGTATCTTTTGAAGAATCTATTCGGGGAAGCCAAGTTTATTTGGTACAATCGACATTCCCTAATTCTGATAACTTGATGGAGCTTTTATTGATGATCGATGCTGCAAAAAGAGCTTCTGCGAAATCGATAATCGCCGTAGTGCCTTATTTCGGTTGGGCGCGGCAAGATCGCAAAGATAAACCTCGTGTTTCTATTGCTGCAAAGCTGATAGCCGATTTGTTAAGTGTTGCCGGTATCGACCGTTTGATCACTATGGATCTGCATGCAGATCAGATACAGGGATTCTTTAATGTTCCGGTAGATCATTTGTATGCCTCTTCTGTATTCAGTCGTTATATTCAGTCTCTGAAACTCGAAAATATGGTTATTGCAACACCGGATGTCGGAGGTTCGAAGCGCGCTAATTCGTATGCGAAATATTTCGGTGTGCCTTTGGTATTATGCCATAAGTCCAGGGCAAAAGCCAATGAAGTAGAGAGTATGACAGTAATCGGTGATGTTGAAAATAAAAATGTCATTCTTATCGATGATATGGTAGATACGGCAGGAACTATAACTAAAGCTGCAGATTTGATGATGAGTAAGGGAGCTCTTTCTGTGCGGGCGATTGCCAGTCATGCCGTTATGTCCGATCCTGCAACAGATCGGGTAAATGAGTCAAAATTGACCGAAATGATCTTTACCGACAGTATCCCTTATTATAAAGATTGTCCTAAAGTTCGCATATTAAGCATTGCAGAGATGTTTGCAGATACTATTCGTAGAGTATATGAGAATGAGTCGATCAGTTCTCAATATATTATATAG